The DNA window CAGACACTCATCAGGAGAGCGCAATGAGTCTGCAGTCCGTGCGGCAATTTTTTGCTGACCACGCCCCCGATATCGAAATCATCGAACTTAACCAGAGTACGGCTACGGTGGCACTTGCCGCTGCAGCGCATAATGTTGAGCCCGGGCAAATAGCGAAAACCCTGTCTTTAAAAGTAAAAGAACGGGTTGTACTTGTTGTCGCAAAGGGCGATGCGCGTCTGGATAACAAAAAGCTAAAGGAAGCGTTCGGTGCGAAAGCACGTATGCTGAGTAGTGATGAGGTAGTTACGTTAACCGGGCATCCCGTTGGCGGGGTTTGCCCATTTGGCCTGGAAGTTCCACTGGCGGTTTACTGTGACATTTCGTTGAAACAGTACCCGGAAGTTCTACCAGCAGCCGGGTCAATCCATAGCGCCGTTCGTATTTCACCCGAACGAATGGCGCGGTTGACTGATGCAACCTGGATTGACGTTTGTCTTTAATAAACGGCTAACGCTACAGGGCGAGCCGCATACCTCTGGTATCATCGTTATTCGCTGACAAGCGCATCAGAATATCTGCTGCGCTCAGGAGGCCCATATCTGAGCTGACGCCAAGTTTGGTCATAGCGTTAAATTTATGAGCGCGAATAGTTTTGATGTTTCGCTCCAACTGTGTCGCAATCTCAGGCAACGAATAACCGTAAGACATATAGCGCAGAATGGTATGTTCCGTCGGGCTCAGGATTTGGTTACATAAACCTTGTTTTTGGTTTACAACGCTCTCATTGGCCTGATGACTATGGTCGAGGAGTTGAAGCAACCGTTCCTGCAACTGTATACGGCAAGCTGATTTATTAAAAATACCATGCAAACGGGAAGGCGTAAGGTGACTAATCAGTCGCATTTCCGCTTCATCAGTAGCTAAGACAATTCTCTGCATTTCAGGACAATAGCGCGCAATTTCGTGGAGAAAAAGTAAACTCTCCAGTCTGGACCTGCGATTACCAGAAAGTGAAAAAATAATCGCAGTAAAATCTTTAGATTTAAGTTCTCGCTTTAATGCCTGAGTATCTTTAAAGAAGCGGACACTATAATTCTTGCCGCTTTCACGAGTTAATATGTGGCGAAGAGCCACTTCAGTCATCGCGCATTTTTCTACGACAGCGACATATCGTGTTGTGAGATCTTTTTCCATTCCGATTGTTCTCCATAGGCTGAATAAATATTCAGCTCCTTCATTCCCTGTGCACTATTAATCCAGGCATACATCTCTGCATTACTGCGCAAAGACAAACGGCGCATCGCACTATTTTTTTGCGCGCTTATGGTTTTATTACTTTTTTTCAATAACGCAGCAATTTGATTAATTCCCCACCCTTTGGCAAGAAGCCTCAGGACCTTACGCTCAGAAAGCGTAAGAATGACCAACTTTTGCTGCTCTTCGCCAATATTCGCCATCTCTGGTGAGAATAAGGTCTGACTAATTCTCTCGGCGGCAAGGCCACCAGCACGAACGACTTCAATTAAACGCTTCACTGGTTCGCTATCAGATATTAATGTACTTTCAGGCCGCATTAATAACTCAACAGCTAATGGGAAGCAGGCGCTACCAACCATAAAGACCCAGTGTATATCCCTGTACTGAGTCATTAAAGAATAGTAATGTTCACAAATATTTCTTGGCTGCTCAATTTCGCCAGATAAATCGGCGATAACCAACACTGCGCGACGTAATTGAAGTAGGGTTAACTCGTCCTGGGAACGACAAAAACTCAGTTCATAATCAGGGAGATGCTCCCCAACGATTGCTTTCAATCCGGACT is part of the Klebsiella huaxiensis genome and encodes:
- a CDS encoding YbaK/EbsC family protein, encoding MSLQSVRQFFADHAPDIEIIELNQSTATVALAAAAHNVEPGQIAKTLSLKVKERVVLVVAKGDARLDNKKLKEAFGAKARMLSSDEVVTLTGHPVGGVCPFGLEVPLAVYCDISLKQYPEVLPAAGSIHSAVRISPERMARLTDATWIDVCL
- a CDS encoding helix-turn-helix transcriptional regulator, which gives rise to MLPGQGKFGIIISRIPVMQSGLKAIVGEHLPDYELSFCRSQDELTLLQLRRAVLVIADLSGEIEQPRNICEHYYSLMTQYRDIHWVFMVGSACFPLAVELLMRPESTLISDSEPVKRLIEVVRAGGLAAERISQTLFSPEMANIGEEQQKLVILTLSERKVLRLLAKGWGINQIAALLKKSNKTISAQKNSAMRRLSLRSNAEMYAWINSAQGMKELNIYSAYGEQSEWKKISQHDMSLS
- the bglJ gene encoding DNA-binding transcriptional activator BglJ, producing MEKDLTTRYVAVVEKCAMTEVALRHILTRESGKNYSVRFFKDTQALKRELKSKDFTAIIFSLSGNRRSRLESLLFLHEIARYCPEMQRIVLATDEAEMRLISHLTPSRLHGIFNKSACRIQLQERLLQLLDHSHQANESVVNQKQGLCNQILSPTEHTILRYMSYGYSLPEIATQLERNIKTIRAHKFNAMTKLGVSSDMGLLSAADILMRLSANNDDTRGMRLAL